Genomic segment of Oncorhynchus mykiss isolate Arlee unplaced genomic scaffold, USDA_OmykA_1.1 un_scaffold_225, whole genome shotgun sequence:
gcgtgcgtggccacgcagtcgtgggtgaacagggagtacaggagagggctcagaacgcacccttgtggggccccagtgttgaggatcagcggggaggagatgttgttgcctaccctcaccacctgggggcggcccgtcaggaagtccagtacccagttgcacagggcggacaCCAAAATGATAACAAGATGAGGTTGACCTTATGGGCACCAAGATAATAACAAGATGAGGTTGACCTTATGGACACCAAGATGATAACAAGATGAGGTTGACCTTATGGGCACCAAGATGAGGTTGACCTTATGGGCAACAAGATGATAACAAGATGAGGTTGACCTTATGGGCACCAAGATAATAACAAGATGAGGTTGACCTTATGGACACCAAGATGATAACAAGATGAGGTTGACCTTATGGGCACCAAGATGATAACAAGATAAGGTTGACCTTAGGGGCACCAAGATGATAACAAGATGAGGTTGACCTCAGGGGCACCAAGATGATAACAAGATGAGGTTGACCTTATGGACACCAAGATGATAACAAGATGAGGTTGACTTTAGTGGCACAAAGATGATAACAATACGAGGTTGACCTTATGGGCACCAAGATGATAACAAGACGAGGTTGACCTTATGGGCACCAATATGATAACAAGACGAGGTTGACCTTATGGGCACCAAGATGATAACAAGACGAGGTTGACCTTATGGGCACCAAGATGATAACAAGACAAGGTTGACCTTATGGGCACCAGGATGATAACAAGATGAGGTTGACCTTATGGGCACCAAGATGATAACAAGACGAGGTTGACCTTATGGGCACCAAGATGATAACAAGATGAGGTTGACCTTATGGGCACCAAGATGATAACAAGATGAGGTTGACCTTATGGGCACCAAGATGATAACAAGATGAGGTTGACCTTATGGGCACCAAGATGAGGTTGACCTTATGGACACCAAGATGATAACAAGATGAGGTTGGCTTTATGGACACCAAGAGGATAACAAGATGAGGTTGGCCTTATGGACACCAAGATGATAACAAGATGAGGTTGGCTTTATGGACACCAAGAGGATAACAAGATGAGGTTGGCCTTATGGACACCAAGATGATAACAAGATGAGGTTGGCCTTATGGACACCAAGATGATAACAAGATGAGGTTGACTTTATGGGCACCAAGTTGATAACAAGATGAGGTTGGCTTTATGGACACCTAGATGTTAACAAGTTGAGGTTGACCTTATGGACACCAAAATGATAACAAGATGAGGTTGACCTTATGGACACCAAGATGATAACAAGATGAGGTTGGCCTGTTAAATAAAGAAACACACTCTATTCAACCAATCAGGTCTTTGAGGGAACATGAACTCTCCATTTTCAACAAGGTCTTGAAAAACCTCTTCATACTGCCCATATCTGCATCCCAGAACGTCTTCTCAAACTGAGGATGGTCATCATCGTCACCATCATCGTCATtgtcaccaccaccatcaccaccatccccATGGTCATCGTCCTCATCATCAATGCTTCTCCTCATCATCCACATCACGTAATGGGGATCCCTCATCTCCTTCATCATGTCATGGTGACTCCTCATTTCCCTCATCTTGTCACGGATTCCCCTCATCACGTCATGGCGACTCCTCCTCATCATGGCTCCGTCACCGTCAGCGTGGCTTCTCCTGGCATGGTCTGTAAACGCTGACAGATTGAACTTGAAGTGAACTGGAATGTCCTCAGGGTCGATGTGTTTAAAGAGTTGCCTTCCATCTGCATGTGTCATCAGGTTCACCATCTTCCATTTCTTCCATCTCTTCATTTCTTTACAATCTTCAGAGTCTAGATCCCTAAACTCAGCCGCATcgcacacagagcacagagcattGACCCAGATCTGGCCCAAATCTAATGATCTACACTTGTCTTGTCTGTCATAGATaatggtgagagagaaggggatctGGAATCCATCCTGGTAATTGATTTCATATATCATTGTAGATACCTCGTCATCTTGGGGTAGCTTGAAGCGGAACCCATTCTCCCACTGAACTCCCAGGATGTAGTTGATCATCAGCTCCATTACCTGGTCTTTGTCTCCCACCAGATAGATTGTCCTCCTGGTCCTGGAACTCTGCTCTCCAAACCTGAGCCTGGCTACTTCATCCACCGGCGGTATCGTTTCCATGGGGATCTCATAAACAGACGGCGAGCCAGGGTGCTTCAGTTCACTCTTTTCTTTTACACCGTCAGCCAACCGTGTGGTCTTTGAGAGAGTGGCGATGACGACTGGTGAGCTCCACTTGCTGATTCCAGCTTCACCACAGTCGTATCTGACTCTCACTGTGTATTTTGTGAGGGACTGCAGTCCGGCGATGATGCAGACGTTGTCTTTGGAAGTCCTCTTCATCCACTCTGCatccccctcactctcctctGTGGGCACCTCTTTGTGTTCTACCACATAGTTCTGAATCTTGACCCCTTGTCCAATCACAGACGGCGTTGGACAGCACACCATGAGCTCAGTGGAGTAGGCTTTGATTTCAGGCTTACTGGGAGGGCAGGAAGGCAAGGTTTTGATGATGTCACTAACCTCGCTGCCTGGACCAAGGCCGGCTGAACACACGGCTCTGTATTTGAACTTGTACCCTGTACTGGGAAGCAGTCCAGACACTGTGTAGGCTGCGTCAGATTCAGACGTCTTCTCGctgctccatccatctttctcaTTAATACAGTATTCTATCAGGTAGTGGGTGACGTCATGGGCTCCCCTATCAGGAGGGAGCAACTCCAACTCCACACTGTTGTGAGTTCTGTCACATGCTGTTGGCTTCTCAAGTTTAGATGGAGGTTCCCAATGCTCGTTTCTTATGGATCCATTCTCATAAAGGTAAATGCTGGCTCCTTCTTGTTCCTTGTTGGGAATGGAGGCCAAGAGGAAACGTGATTGTGTGTCCTCTTTGTTAGcttcagcaaaatctttgaaaagTCCAGCTTGCTTGTCCATGTCATCAAATACATT
This window contains:
- the LOC110515692 gene encoding uncharacterized protein LOC110515692 is translated as MDPCSNQTLTLAALGRPFSLGMLYDCRNDHLIPGLTLWDEEALGRDIITTDEPFTDFKVITSDSTADKYSVLNVNGSLKTSCLAGLVKVEGSAKYLKDVKESQNHARVTLWYTTTKKNTQLSMNHLGQEHIKYKEVFREGIATHVVTGILYGANAFFVFDREVSSDEDRKDIEGSFKVTLNSIPYVSIGGESALGKKNTSETTTDKFSCRFHGDVLLENNPVSFQDAMDTYKTLPQKVGEGVPVQVNLLPLKELDPTATQMVCQISGSLVDQWQTVLEDLSELEMRCNDAMRSKPVKYFKEIDAKVKTFKKLCFTEHLKTTLADLLPSIRGGEKEERVLSEFLTKQQEFRFNSNILSECMDRIEREINVVDRFLSMITEDYSQTCSTKIVTSKRELDKEVLNSKVKRVVCFTFTSLGCEDPVLSALDSPSSENTQALVPVKPDLTRWYHSDNVFDDMDKQAGLFKDFAEANKEDTQSRFLLASIPNKEQEGASIYLYENGSIRNEHWEPPSKLEKPTACDRTHNSVELELLPPDRGAHDVTHYLIEYCINEKDGWSSEKTSESDAAYTVSGLLPSTGYKFKYRAVCSAGLGPGSEVSDIIKTLPSCPPSKPEIKAYSTELMVCCPTPSVIGQGVKIQNYVVEHKEVPTEESEGDAEWMKRTSKDNVCIIAGLQSLTKYTVRVRYDCGEAGISKWSSPVVIATLSKTTRLADGVKEKSELKHPGSPSVYEIPMETIPPVDEVARLRFGEQSSRTRRTIYLVGDKDQVMELMINYILGVQWENGFRFKLPQDDEVSTMIYEINYQDGFQIPFSLTIIYDRQDKCRSLDLGQIWVNALCSVCDAAEFRDLDSEDCKEMKRWKKWKMVNLMTHADGRQLFKHIDPEDIPVHFKFNLSAFTDHARRSHADGDGAMMRRSRHDVMRGIRDKMREMRSHHDMMKEMRDPHYVMWMMRRSIDDEDDDHGDGGDGGGDNDDDGDDDDHPQFEKTFWDADMGSMKRFFKTLLKMESSCSLKDLIG